One window of the Babesia microti strain RI chromosome IV, complete genome genome contains the following:
- a CDS encoding mitochondrial dicarboxylate carrier (overlaps_old_locusTagID:BBM_III09160) — MYDGVKKIEIPQWIEKSSSFIFGGIGGVISTCVIQPIDMIKVRLQLRASCGYKSSFYNICRCIMENDGIKGFYRGLDAAVSRQLVYTTTRLGIFRLSSDAFCEKLDVNILPFSYKVIIGLYSGAIGAFIGNPADLSLIRLQSDAALPPNQRKNYSGIFNTIFRIVKEEGIFALYKGSTPTIIRAMALNAGMLSTFDHSKEIIARYTDNKTLNSCLSSCIGGFFAVTCSLPFDYIKTCLQKGKSQKFIALDDSYSGFMDCVVKNYKEGGIRRFYASYGTYYIRVAPHAMLTLLLVDLFQSLAKKYTTVRDKSKL; from the exons ATGTATGATGGCGTTAAAAAGATTGAAATACCACAATGGATTGAAAAATCTAGTTCCTTCATTTTTGGTGGAATTGGTGGAGTTATATCCACATGTGTGATCCAACCCATTGACATGATCAAGGTCAGACTCCAATTACGTGCTTCTTGTGGCTacaaatcatcattttacaacatttgTAGATGTATAATGGAAAATGACGGCATTAAGGGATTCTATAGAGGATTAGATGCTGCTGTGTCGCGGCAATTGGTGTATACAACTACTAGACTTGGAATTTTCCGATTATCATCTGATGCATTTTGTGAGAAATTAGATGTTAATATCTTGCCATTTAGCTACAAGGTTATAATTGGACTCTATTCTGGAGCTATTGGCGCTTTCATAGGAAATCCGGCTGACCTGTCGCTGATACGGTTGCAATCCGATGCCGCGCTGCCTCCAAATCAGCGAAAGAATTATTCCGGAATTTTTAACACTATTTTCAGGATTGTAAAGGAAGAAGGAATTTTTGCTTTATACAAAGGTTCTACGCCTACTATTATTCGAGCCATGGCACTCAACGCAG GGATGTTGAGCACTTTTGATCATAGCAAGGAAATTATCGCTAGGTACACAGATAATAAGACGTTGAATTCGTGCTTGTCAAGTTGTATTGGTGGATTTTTTGCCGTTACATGCAGCCTTCCctttgattatataaaaacGTGTTTACAGAAGGGCAAATCACAGAAATTTATCGCCTTAGATGATTCTTATAGTGGGTTTATGGATTGCGTAGTTAAGAACTACAAAGAGGGGGGGATAAGGCGTTTTTATGCATCATACGGGACTTATTATATTAGAGTGGCTCCTCATGCTATGTTAACACTTTTGCTAGTGGATTTATTCCAGTCACTAGCCAAAAAGTATACAACAGTACGCGATAAATCAAAACTCTAA
- a CDS encoding ribonuclease P subunit RPR2 (overlaps_old_locusTagID:BBM_III09140) — translation MVNHSHFFVEGNNIANKCHVQRINYLIQAAALVNNFDNNLARIYVRKAIEYSRKHLLRLDVSVKRYLCKFCHTLLSPALTSTISFKEDIVKINNIKRNIIWTVITCHICKRTRKYPAIGC, via the coding sequence ATGGTCAATCACTCTCACTTTTTTGTTGAGGGTAATAATATAGCAAATAAATGTCATGTGCAACGAATCAACTATCTAATACAGGCGGCAGCActtgttaataattttgataacaATCTTGCTAGAATATATGTGAGGAAGGCCATTGAATATTCTAGAAAACACTTATTAAGACTTGATGTATCTGTTAAACGCTATTTATGCAAATTTTGCCATACATTATTATCTCCTGCTCTCACATCAACAATTAGTTTTAAAGAAGAtatagtaaaaattaataatatcaaacGAAATATTATCTGGACAGTTATAACTTGTCATATATGCAAGAGGACTAGAAAATATCCAGCCATCGGTTGTTAG
- a CDS encoding hypothetical protein (overlaps_old_locusTagID:BBM_III09135), with translation MVPDQEASSQCDNFTHLLERIYHADTPRLKFYLTSQIIKCSSEIDDETIAIKTIKSVDIDFIALLIQSNGLFTLLGLQLIQLLTRSRHCARILDSLRPLIVSMLSELMYKNNIENENIEEEIKNDLIINGIDCLSLYYRHLPYYRYCDLNVLHESRTEIIQILFPDAYDKSLNNALKFGYNSSINEAKCPYCSGSKKVSSDDTNEFDKLFGNNDEVYDMDYKWQMETFNNIIKESNFADKKIVSIIGSVAKYLLGKVDIKCFHKAIMNCSILLSIGDTDLSKQCIEVLLKHDISLAINGLSIINSKKISKKKDTIQNFKQHFNAILATQLNREDLCEFFSIICDNINLLSSIDEVQLLAKRAYIEIFVIIENIMRSGKIETGKFDIFYVSCNIIENLMIYLDKFENDQSDANNCSSLDIQDKLIDDITSVTAGSYKQVNIGNISQLFKTFHDTIILFFDYFNFLDEKYTKVVATKKVIISCGARLVGCWMYLEPIHLRVQFKGTMNTICNFFHWDDFLWLLPALDYFESHELCDYPSLIVKLLESFYYLSTSKDIKFKDKLSGKDHDISLKKLCILIIRLYLDTLVEPASLLVSVDKIIDENELNKLYQNIMDKIDFEELNKDIGDNKICPNYTPVKLGDIFNENPLEYLPIPYNHIEDQYIDLHRNINKLMTVSTLTNKDSEYIHLIASTYTSVSLARVEHENFLPNEFKDFLYKQICKGLLVSDNDVFESCLNTSIVMSTKCLRFKSILDTTLYYGNVAVHSTSGKKLISYQKLIIP, from the exons atGGTGCCTGACCAAGAAGCATCCAGTCAGTGCGATAATTTTACTCATTTATTGGAAAGAATTTATCATGCAGATACACCTAGactcaaattttatttgactagtcaaattattaaatgttCGAGTGAAATAGATGATGAG acaattgccatcaaaacaattaaatcaGTAGACATCGACTTTATTGCATTACTTATCCAATCAAATGGTTTATTTACACTACTGGGACttcaattaattcaattacTAACACGTTCCAGGCATTGTGCAAGGATATTGGACTCTTTGAGACCTTTAATCGTGTCAATGTTGTCTGAATTGatgtataaaaataatatcgAAAATGAAAACATTGAGGAggaaattaaaaatgatttgataATCAATGGAATTGATTGCCTAAGTTTGTATTATAGACACCTACCATATTACCGGTATTGCGATCTTAATGTCCTTCATGAGAGCAGAACTGagattatacaaatattattccCCGATGCCTATGACAAAAGCTTAAATAATGcattaaaatttggatataaCTCATCGATTAACGAAGCGAAATGCCCATACTGTTCCGGATCTAAAAAAGTATCTAGTGACGATactaatgaatttgataaattgtttggcaATAATGATGAAGTTTATGATATGGATTATAAATGGCAAATGGAAacttttaataatataattaaggAATCAAACTTTGCtgacaaaaaaattgtttccATTATTGGTTCAGTagctaaatatttattgggAAAAGTtgatattaaatgtttCCATAAGGCAATAATGAATTGTTCAATATTGCTATCAATAGGGGATACTGATTTATCTAAGCAGTGTATTGAAGTATTGCTTAAACATGACATATCACTGGCAATTAACGGGCTaagtattattaatagtaaaaaaatatctaaGAAAAAAGATACCATACAGAATTTTAAACAACACTTTAATGCAATCCTTGCGACACAGCTAAATAGGGAAGATCTGTGCGAGTTTTTTAGTATAATATGCGACAATATAAATCTATTATCTAGTATTGATGAAGTTCAATTGCTGGCTAAAAGAGCttatattgaaatatttgtgataataGAGAATATAATGAGAAGTGGTAAAATTGAAACTGGAAAGTTTGACATATTTTATGTTTCTTGTAACATCATTGAgaatttaatgatttactTAGACAAATTTGAGAATGATCAATCTGatgcaaataattgttcCTCGCTAGACATCCAAGATAAGCTAATTGATGACATAACCTCAGTTACTGCTGGAAGCTATAAACAAGTGAATATAGGgaatatatcacaattattCAAAACATTTCACGACACGATCATACTATTCTTTGATtactttaattttttggatGAAAAGTATACCAAAGTTGTTGCCACTAAGAAAGTTATAATTTCTTGCGGAGCCAGATTAGTTGGATGTTGGATGTACCTGGAACCAATTCATTTAAGAGTACAA TTTAAAGGGACAATGAAtacaatttgcaatttttttcattGGGATGACTTCTTGTGGCTGCTACCTGCACTTGACTATTTTGAATC ACACGAATTGTGTGATTACCCTTCACTTATAGTTAAATTACTTGAATCATTCTATTACCTATCCACATCTAaagatattaaatttaaagatAAATTAAGTGGAAAAGATCATGATATTTCccttaaaaaattatgtatattaatcaTCAGGCTCTACTTAGATACTTTAGTTGAACCTGCATCATTGTTGGTTAGcgttgataaaattattgatgaaaatgagCTTAATAAGTTATACCAAAATATTATGGATAAAATAGATTTTGAAGAACTAAATAAGGATATTGGTGACAATAAAATCTGCCCCAACTACACACCAGTTAAACTGGgggatatttttaatgaaaatcCCCTTGAATACCTACCAATTCCGTACAATCACATTGAGGACCAATACATTGATTTACATCGCAACATTAACAAGTTAATGACAGTATCGACACTAACAAACAAGGACTCAGAATATATACATCTGATAGCATCAACTTATACATCGGTATCACTGGCTAGAGTTGAACACGAAAACTTCTTGCCCAATGAATTTAAGGATTTCTTATAT aAACAAATATGCAAAGGTCTATTAGTTAGTGACAATGACGTTTTTGAATCTTGCTTAAATACTTCGATTGTCATGAGCACCAAATGTTTAAGATTCAAATCTATATTAGACACCACATTGTATTATGGTAATGTGGCTGTGCATAGTACTTCgggcaaaaaattaatttcatacCAGAAACTTATCATTCCATAA
- a CDS encoding hypothetical protein (overlaps_old_locusTagID:BBM_III09150) has product MKLVKIPTIFAIYGLTTLLFDISYCTDTLDLQHDDGNGGNEGATGKELSTRDNNITFELSQDSLPLAQTIFKGSQIVINPLISNRIISWDGYFYFELPSNAYDTSIYLDCIYNRQIMITISFFLIVDTNPMKMKLSYNESEILEFPHDFRFPKWMTGFRGRTFVERLNRIVPYIDVDLTQNELHDSLTYIDGYFGYIHDQYDTKYLIRSISYGDKKVDIKPASDVLLYILPVGYMKFTIRIHLRATPMGLFKEVAKWDMTMEDITQVPEWILNADNRFSSMIFNHPLPLTLDLSSETLEHSVLNTYYNTICWSRRYYHSFIGYLKWHDFYSYKLPRDMVLEEIWIYPIGNNQILLIYYGYNYNLKRTQEIDPSIITFPDDYTPPQWIKDINPYFFDKVKIPIEFIELDFTKDELPQQLKYSQSFETVDITIDKEYSESIRIGKILLIDGEKSYIVPKHHIITKIILTVSANKIRTTLFYYEMSDQAKILTKDFYTELSSDFLPPKWIQTLDLSSEILEHSILRSAYYNTIHLSIEYENNDNFIGYLKWHDFYSYKLPRDTPLRDIWIYPIGNNQILLTYNGYNYNLKRTQEIDPSIITFPDDYTPPQWIKDINPYFFDKVKIPIEFIELDFTKDELPQQLKYFQGFETVDITIDKEHSKSIRIGKILLIDGEKSYIVPKHHIITKIILTVSANKIRTTLFYYEMAYQAEILTKDFYTELSSDFLPPKWIQTLEAFMECFNSNERILSLQLANDDLPPEIILSKADDGVKLQLNYVHADNVIISSVSFGENHILTVPSDSFVNAIYVIVADNQITIKIKYNESNGTLTSFTKELGQISDIKVPLWLKNNLVT; this is encoded by the coding sequence atgaAGTTGGTAAAGATTCCTACTATTTTTGCCATCTATGGTCTCACAACTCTATTATTTGACATATCTTATTGTACTGATACCCTAGATTTGCAACACGATGATGGCAATGGGGGAAATGAGGGTGCTACTGGAAAGGAATTATCAACAAgagataataatataaccTTTGAGTTATCACAAGATTCGCTTCCTCTAgctcaaacaatttttaaagGTTCTCAAATCGTAATAAATCCCCTTATTAGCAATAGGATTATCAGTTGGGATGGATACTTTTACTTCGAATTGCCCTCTAATGCATACGATACTTCTATATACTTAGATTGCATTTACAATAGACAAATCATGATAACTATTTCGTTTTTTCTTATCGTTGATACCAATCCaatgaaaatgaagttaTCATATAATGAAAGTGAAATATTAGAATTTCCACATGATTTCAGATTTCCAAAATGGATGACCGGCTTTCGTGGAAGGACTTTTGTTGAACGTCTAAATAGAATAGTTCCGTACATAGATGTTGATTTGACACAAAATGAATTACACGATTCATTAACTTATATCGATGGATATTTTGGTTACATACACGATCAATATGATACAAAATACTTGATTAGATCAATATCTTATGGTGATAAGAAAGTTGATATAAAGCCTGCATctgatgtattattatatattttacccGTGGGTTATATGAAATTTACTATCCGTATCCATCTTAGGGCTACTCCAATGGGATTATTCAAAGAAGTGGCCAAATGGGATATGACAATGGAAGACATTACACAAGTCCCTGAATGGATACTTAATGCCGACAACAGGTTCTCTTCCATGATATTCAATCACCCACTACCATTAACACTTGATCTTTCATCCGAAACACTTGAACATTCAGtattaaatacatattataacaCAATCTGTTGGTCCAGACGTTATTATCATAGTTTTATTGGATATTTAAAGTGGCATGATTTTTATAGTTATAAATTACCCAGGGATATGGTACTTGAAGAGATTTGGATATATCCCATAGGCAATAACCagattttattgatatactatggctataattataatcttAAAAGAACTCAAGAAATTGATccatcaattattacatttccCGATGATTATACACCTCCACAATGGATTAAAGACATAAATCCATACTTCTTCGATAAAGTTAAAATCCCCATTGAGTTTATAGAGTTGGATTTTACCAAAGATGAATTACCACAACAACTAAAATATAGCCAGAGCTTTGAAACAGTTGACATTACTATAGATAAGGAATATTCTGAGTCTATCCGAATTGGGaagatattgttaattgaCGGTGAGAAATCTTACATCGTACCTAAACATCACATCATCACTAAAATAATTCTTACAGTCTCCGCCAATAAAATACGAACCACACTTTTTTACTATGAAATGTCTGACCAAGCGAAAATTTTGACCAAGGATTTCTACACTGAATTGTCCTCAGATTTCCTACCTCCAAAATGGATTCAAACACTTGATCTTTCATCCGAAATACTTGaacattcaatattaaGAAGTGCATATTATAACACAATCCATTTGTCGATCGAATACGAAAataatgacaattttattggataTTTAAAGTGGCATGATTTTTATAGTTATAAATTACCCAGGGATACGCCACTTCGAGatatttggatatatcCCATAGGCAATAACCAGATTTTATTGACATACAATGgctataattataatcttAAAAGAACTCAAGAAATTGATccatcaattattacatttccCGATGATTATACACCTCCACAATGGATTAAAGACATAAATCCATACTTCTTCGATAAAGTTAAAATCCCCATTGAGTTTATAGAGTTGGATTTTACCAAAGATGAATTACCACAACAACTAAAATATTTCCAGGGCTTTGAAACAGTTGACATTACTATAGATAAGGAACATTCTAAGTCTATCCGAATTGGGaagatattgttaattgaCGGTGAGAAATCTTACATCGTACCTAAACATCACATCATCACTAAAATAATTCTTACAGTCTCCGCCAATAAAATACGAACCACACTTTTTTACTATGAAATGGCTTACCAAGCGGAAATTTTGACCAAGGATTTCTACACTGAATTGTCCTCAGATTTCCTACCTCCAAAATGGATTCAAACACTTGAAGCATTTATGGAGTGTTTTAATTCCAATGAAagaattttatcattacaATTGGCAAATGATGATTTGCCAccagaaattattttatccaaGGCTGATGACGGAGTGAAGTTGCAGTTGAATTACGTTCATGCTGACAATGTGATAATAAGCAGTGTTTCTTTTGGCGAAAACCACATATTGACTGTACCCAGTGATTCGTTTGTAAATGCTATTTATGTGATAGTTGCGGACAATCAGattacaataaaaatcaagTACAATGAGTCGAATGGGACTTTGACAAGTTTTACCAAGGAACTTGGTCAAATCAGTGATATAAAGGTCCCCTTGTGGCTAAAAAATAACCTGGTTACTTGA
- a CDS encoding hypothetical protein (overlaps_old_locusTagID:BBM_III09145) → MSGEKIINKRHHMRDIDFKLNILNGESTASCKITAGNILNVPNGIKFSLSDHTSVLCSMLGPYEERRKRIKPTFAVYPNRLRLSIFIRPNCGSIANKYRNYEFVINKILQTIITTNTMPQCGLSFVIQIFNDSGSLLAHSINSSIVACIIGGISIEFIPIAVSIGITKCRAPSDIKSQFIVDPSNEDLARCISTITVVCDPTKDIIVSINVDNGLCMLDKSSHKVLFELAMKSARFVREEIRKTCNNYGDHISKIFVNNNTNGHNLIEL, encoded by the exons atgtCAGgggaaaaaattattaataaaagGCATCACATGAGAGATATAGACTTCAAACTAAATATACTGAACGGAGAATCAACTGCTTCATGTAAAATAACAGCAggtaacattttaaatgttcCAAATGGGATCAAATTCTCACTAAGTGATCATACATCTGTTTTATGTAGCATGTTGGGTCCGTATGAGGAACGTCGCAAACGTATTAAGCCTACGTTTGCTGTATATCCAAATAGACTAAGATtgtcaatatttatacGGCCTAATTGTGGCAGTATCGCTAATAAATATAGGAATTACGAATTTGTCattaacaaaatattgcaaaCCATAATTACAACTAATACAATGCCACAGTGTGGGTTATCTTttgttatacaaatttttaatgattctGGGTCGCTCCTAGCACATTCAATAAATTCGAGTATTGTGGCTTGCATAATAGGTGGTATATCTATCGAATTCATCCCAATCGCAGTCTCAATAGGTATCACTAAGTGCAGAGCTCCAAGTGATATTAAAAGTCAATTCATAGTGGACCCATCAAATGAAGATTTAGCACGCTGTATTAGTACAATTACTGTTGTATGTGATCCTACAAAAG ATATTATTGTATCTATAAACGTGGACAATGGTTTATGTATGCTTGATAAGTCAAGCCATAAAGTACTGTTTGAGTTGGCCATGAAGAGTGCGAGATTTGTAAGGGAAGAGATAAGAAAAACTTGTAATAACTACGGGGATCATAttagtaaaatatttgtaaataataatacaaatgggcacaatttaattgaattgtaa
- a CDS encoding hypothetical protein (overlaps_old_locusTagID:BBM_III09165): MRVVSGEHALHSLGDCNNNYFYNEELNNIGKNAGNKRKYSFPKFIQDKYIFLSFKFNNKVSLLPNDKEFLRTNLYTPLKFKLNENGAVKCVESNLVFLDWKFYPSDKSLRISFYIPMMKLNGIVRTKRYYTFHCLKGMMESDVFLINHNNYFKIGTIYITKFTIKYYSNAYLFHSYFVYFCNGRLLNEFNNIIDKHTKRLSNLYNIKLDTVPCIYFKILPQNISKYNQLVSTAMDNVIEMPLMKPLKVMLYRRSIDSRNITIPVLYFKDLNSGKIKPKFHSLYQAVSACLSFSDGKVIQDSIRVFNSFS, encoded by the coding sequence atgcGTGTAGTGTCTGGTGAACATGCCTTGCATAGTTTAGGTGATtgcaataataattatttttacaatgaaGAGCTTAATAATATAGGTAAAAATGCTGGAAATAAACGTAAATATAGTTTCCCCAAATTTATTCAagataaatacatttttttatcattcaaatttaacaacAAGGTTTCGCTTCTACCTAACGATAAGGAATTCTTAAGAACCAATCTTTATACAcctttaaaatttaaattaaatgaaaatgGAGCAGTGAAATGTGTCGAGTCCAATTTAGTTTTTTTGgattggaaattttatcctTCTGATAAGTCCCTGCGGATCAGCTTTTATATACCcatgatgaaattaaatggTATTGTTAGAACCAAGagatattatacatttcaTTGTTTAAAAGGAATGATGGAATCagatgtatttttaattaatcataacaattattttaaaattggaACTATCTACATTACAAAGTTTAcgattaaatattatagcAATGCATATCTGTTTCATTCATActttgtatatttttgcaATGGTAGACttttaaatgaattcaataatattattgataagCATACTAAACGATTATCTAATCTATATAACATTAAGCTGGATACTGTGCcctgtatatattttaaaatacttCCCCAAAACATATCCAAATACAACCAATTAGTTTCCACTGCAATGGACAATGTAATTGAAATGCCCCTTATGAAGCCATTAAAAGTTATGTTATATAGAAGAAGTATTGATTCGCGCAATATTACAATTCCAGTTCTTTACTTCAAGGACTTGAACTCTGGTAAAATAAAACCAAAATTCCATTCTCTCTACCAAGCTGTCAGCGCTTGTCTATCCTTTTCTGATGGTAAAGTCATCCAAGATTCCATCAGGGTATTCAACTCATTTTCTTAA
- a CDS encoding conserved Plasmodium membrane protein, unknown function (overlaps_old_locusTagID:BBM_III09155): MPWEDQGVEMESADSSEELSYVMNSPILSNVEENSGIFSNSSNFAIDNSDHAHSSLINYSVYNCYFYGQIANVIKASMCWSMFGVIVTFFTESNHGISLVRLVFNLSIILSSPFASILAGRTNIKTILSITTVIRTIIWSIMVPLFWYYLDYKCGYKRCFFFNFLCFMFIDGLQVSFSNIVDIDCGGFDSLSLQYDVPLSYTTRYRLNTVHQIVFDLSFFVVSLPVAYSIYRYSLAYPQNETLAFALGMPIIFLLLGLISLSFYLFGLPNSPCQEYRNEITIIRSYSFKLVLLQRLRDIFEGFCITIQNHTISSRLLFLTIETAFDDSLISLIIPSIAIHNGWFQYSNLIKPNLIAVFLISLGKLGGVIGMYFVQRRGINVNSISRSYLKLSQFTLLSMLSILLLPASVKLIDWLGLKGWVCVYIFGLVFFLFFLFNSLPKVWLSTLLQNAVSDYQVRHKIYYFVSLFITLIDALVIIGLNYSIPLPSTRGYFLKMLYYAAGFYSVYGILQIFIGPFMLY, from the exons ATGCCGTGGGAGGATCAAGGTGTGGAGATGGAATCTGCGGATTCCTCCGAAGAACTATCTTACGTAATGAATTCCCCAATTTTATCCAACGTAGAAGAGAATTCTGGAATATTCTCGAATTCTAGCAATTTTGCAATTGATAATTCTGATCATGCGCACAGTAGCCTCATCAACTACTCAGTCTATAATTGTTACTTTTATGGCCAAATTGCCAACGTGATAAAGGCCTCAATGTGTTGGAGCATGTTTGGGGTTATTGTTACCTTTTTTACTGAATCCAACCATGGAATCTCCTTAGTGCGTTTGGTCTTCAATTTGTCCATCATACTTTCATCTCCCTTTGCCAGCATATTAGCGGGA CgaacaaatataaaaacTATCCTCTCAATTACTACTGTTATTAGAACCATAATTTGGTCCATTATGGTTCCTCTGTTTTGGTATTATTTGG ATTATAAATGTGGGTACAAAAGGTGTTTCTTCTTCAACTTCTTGTGCTTTATGTTTATTGATGGGCTACAA GTTTCCTTTTCAAATATAGTTGACATCGATTGCGGAGGATTTGACAGTCTAAGCTTGCAATACGATGTACCTCTTTCTTATACCACACGGTACAGACTAAATACTGTACACCAGATAGTCTTTGATTTATCATTCTTTGTCGTATCTCTACCCGTGGCGTACTCAATTTACCGTTATTCATTGGCATACCCTCAAAATG aaacaCTAGCTTTTGCTTTGGGAATGCCTATCATTTTTTTACTCTTGGGTCTTATATCGCTAAGTTTCTATCTGTTCGGACTGCCTAACTCTCCGTGCCAAGAATATCGCAATGAAATTACCATTATTCGTTCATACAGCTTCAAGTTGGTACTGTTACAGCGTTTAAGAGACATTTTTGAAGGTTTTTGTATCACAATTCAAAATCACACAATATCTTCTCGCTTGTTGTTTTTAACAATTGAGACTGCATTTGATGATTCTTTAATATCGCTTATCATACCCTCTATTGCTATTCACAATGGGTGGTTCCAGTATTCGAATTTGATTAAACCAAATCTCATAGCAGTGTTTCTTATTTCATTAG gCAAGTTGGGTGGGGTAATTGGTATGTATTTCGTTCAGAGGAGGGGTATAAATGTTAATTCGATTTCTAGATcttatttaaaattgtcccaatttacattattatcaatgcTATCAATATTATTGCTACCAGCTTCTGTCAAGTTGATTGACTGGCTTGGATTGAAAGGTTGGGTTtgtgtttatatatttggattgGTATTTTTCCTGTTTTTTTTATTCAATTCATTGCCAAAAGTTTG GTTATCTACTCTACTGCAAAATGCAGTATCTGACTACCAAGTGAGacacaaaatatattacttTGTGAGTCTCTTTATCACTCTAATAGATGCACTGGTTATAATAGGCCTGAATTACTCTATACCTTTACCTAGTACCAGGGGATACTTTTTGAAGATGTTGTATTATGCTGCAGGTTTTTACAGTGTGTACGGAATCTTGCAGATATTTATTGGACCATTTATGCTCTACTGA
- a CDS encoding conserved Plasmodium protein, unknown function (overlaps_old_locusTagID:BBM_III09137) yields the protein MRFQLFVIIFVHVIDAYYLHITKLRPNCADIVESPNFDFVHSAIHQCDLQPSCTYVIKDSTNGISLCRSFSLGDLANDVSAQIFIKPSILYGVTGKKFSHIMNHQGICEGNELIGEEFSVGSLEDACVKCKMMNCDYFTLSTVSGLNGSKEFRNHGWFCRGFPKCIPQDGFITSIDKQLYDDKIMKLTHNGPLSS from the exons atgcGATTCCAATTATTTGTCATTATATTTGTGCACGTCATTGAtgcatattatttacacatcACAAAATT ACGCCCAAATTGTGCCGATATAGTGGAATCACCTAACTTCGATTTTGTCCATTCTGCAATACATCA GTGTGACTTACAACCTTCATGTACCTACGTGATCAAAGATTCAACTAATGGAATCTCCCTTTGTAGATCATTTTCTCTTGGCGACTTGGCCAATGATGTTTCAGCACAG ATATTTATCAAACCTAGCATTCTATACGGTGTAACTGGCAAGAAATTTTCACACATAATGAATCATCAGG gAATTTGTGAAGGAAATGAATTGATAGGAGAGGAATTCTCAGTAGGTTCATTGGAAGATGCTTGTG taaaatgtaaaatgatgaattgcGATTATTTTACG ttaTCAACTGTGTCTGG ACTTAATGGTAGCAAGGAATTTCGTAACCACGGCTGGTTTTGTAGAGGCTTTCctaaatgt ATTCCACAAGATGGATTTATTACTTCAATAGACAAACAATt ataCGATGATAagataatgaaattgacGCATAATGGACCACTAAGCtcttaa